The nucleotide sequence GCCTCGGTCGTCGCCACCCGTTGTTCCTCCTCGTCGTCCCTGCGGGACCGTCCCAGGAACGCGTTCCAGGGAGACCACATATCACCAGGTCAGATGGTGCGTGAGCGTTCCAGCATCCCCCATTGTCCGCTGCCGGTTGCGGGCGCTTCCGGCCGCCCCGCAAGGTGAGTGCAGCACCAACCGAACGGGGAGCCGTCATCAGAATCCGACTCCGTATCAGTCTGGTCGACTGGTTGGCCGTCATCGTCCTGATCGTCTCCACGACGATCGTGATCACGATCGTCAACCGTCACTGACCACGTCGCAACCACCTCAAGATCCATCACCTCATCGAAACGGGGCTACATCCGCATGCGTACTATCCGTAACCGCAACGTCACCCTTGCCGCCACCGCGCTCGTCGCCTCCCTCGCACTCACCGCTTGCGGGTCGGGCGAATCCTCCGGCGCCGCGAAGGACACGGCGAAGGGTGCCACCGAGACCGCGGTGTCCGGGCACGAGTCGGCGGCAACCGACGCTCCCACCCAGGGGTCTGCGGGCTCCTCGGACTCGACGGGTTCCACGGACAGCAAGGAGCAGGCGCCCGCAGCTCAGGTCAGCAGCAAGGGCGTCAAGGGGAGCAGTGGGAGCAAGGGGAGTAAGGGGAGCAAGGGCGGCTCCAGCACCAAGTACGTCACCTGCACCGGTTCCAACACCAAGGTCAAGATCAGCCAGGTGAGCCGGCCCATCAACCACCTGCTCCTGACGGTCGTCAACACCGGCAGCACGAACTGCGACGCCTACTACGCCCCCTTCCTCCGCTTCGACCAGGCCCAGGCCGCGACGCAGATCATCGAGGACAGCCAGCCGCAGGCCGTCGTCACACTCGCCCCGGGGGAGGCGGCCTACGCCTCGATCTCCCTGAACGGTG is from Streptomyces sp. NBC_00370 and encodes:
- a CDS encoding DUF4232 domain-containing protein; amino-acid sequence: MRTIRNRNVTLAATALVASLALTACGSGESSGAAKDTAKGATETAVSGHESAATDAPTQGSAGSSDSTGSTDSKEQAPAAQVSSKGVKGSSGSKGSKGSKGGSSTKYVTCTGSNTKVKISQVSRPINHLLLTVVNTGSTNCDAYYAPFLRFDQAQAATQIIEDSQPQAVVTLAPGEAAYASISLNGDGNPQLPAKKLTVSFPGRDNQGSVGAASAPITLPAGTRIADDTSVTYWQSDMADALTW